The proteins below come from a single Actinopolymorpha sp. NPDC004070 genomic window:
- a CDS encoding acyltransferase, which translates to MVRRSRDPRQARFLTLASLRWMVRHRAWTPYYLLRYWRFLLFRLRHPHVVTEGFVFLGRRVEVRARRGYGRLVLGRWVHLGDGTRLHAHEGTLRIGDKCVLGRDVTVNCYLDVEVGRSCLFADWVYVCDFDHVTTDLAVPIKDQGLVKSPVRIGPDCWLGTKVTVVRGTTVGTGAVLAAHAVVRGEVPDYGVAAGVPARVVKNRRDTYAAESGRRAYLEGLARGAEEAAGRAARGAGSEARPGQPVRGSS; encoded by the coding sequence GTGGTACGTCGATCCCGGGATCCGCGGCAGGCCCGCTTCCTCACTCTGGCCAGCCTGCGCTGGATGGTCCGGCACCGGGCCTGGACGCCTTACTACCTCCTGCGCTACTGGCGCTTTCTGCTGTTCCGGTTGCGGCACCCGCACGTTGTCACCGAGGGGTTCGTCTTCCTCGGCCGGCGGGTCGAGGTGCGCGCCCGGCGCGGCTACGGCCGGCTGGTCCTCGGCCGGTGGGTGCACCTGGGTGACGGCACCCGGCTGCACGCGCACGAGGGGACGCTCCGGATCGGCGACAAGTGCGTGCTGGGCCGGGACGTGACCGTCAACTGCTACCTCGACGTCGAGGTCGGCCGGTCCTGCCTGTTCGCCGACTGGGTCTACGTCTGCGACTTCGACCACGTGACCACCGACCTCGCCGTGCCCATCAAGGACCAGGGACTGGTCAAGTCACCGGTGCGGATCGGGCCGGACTGCTGGCTGGGTACGAAGGTGACAGTGGTGCGCGGCACGACGGTCGGCACCGGTGCGGTGCTTGCCGCGCACGCGGTCGTCCGCGGCGAGGTGCCCGACTACGGCGTGGCGGCGGGGGTCCCGGCCCGGGTGGTGAAGAACCGCCGGGACACCTACGCGGCGGAGTCGGGCAGACGGGCTTACCTCGAGGGCCTGGCCCGCGGTGCCGAGGAGGCCGCCGGCCGGGCGGCACGAGGTGCCGGGAGCGAGGCCCGGCCGGGTCAGCCGGTGCGGGGCTCGTCCTGA
- a CDS encoding BlaI/MecI/CopY family transcriptional regulator: MRSFGELEEQVMFHLWAADRPLQVREVRRMLAPERPLAHTTVMTVLDKLYRKGWLRREAAGRAYVYTPVMSRDSYTAARMHDAWSAAAGPATALVYFIEAMNPEQQSALRDALRVVSVGRGTGEEDRAADRTHERTERPAEPETAGQDEPRTG, encoded by the coding sequence ATGCGGTCCTTCGGTGAGCTCGAGGAGCAGGTGATGTTCCATCTGTGGGCGGCCGACCGCCCCCTGCAGGTGCGGGAGGTCCGCCGGATGCTGGCGCCGGAGCGACCGCTCGCCCACACCACCGTGATGACCGTCCTGGACAAGCTGTACCGCAAGGGCTGGCTGCGCCGGGAGGCCGCCGGCCGGGCGTACGTCTACACACCGGTGATGTCCCGCGACTCCTACACCGCCGCCCGCATGCACGACGCCTGGTCGGCCGCCGCCGGACCGGCGACCGCGCTGGTCTACTTCATCGAGGCGATGAACCCCGAGCAGCAGTCGGCGCTCCGGGACGCGCTCCGGGTCGTCTCAGTCGGCCGGGGCACAGGCGAGGAGGACCGGGCCGCGGACCGGACCCACGAGCGGACCGAACGCCCCGCCGAGCCGGAGACCGCCGGTCAGGACGAGCCCCGCACCGGCTGA
- a CDS encoding M23 family metallopeptidase, which produces MDSFLRRLRALWGVRWRNIPLTAAAGIVAVALVAGGLALAFGAGSRPVNTALSASTGENKPAAGAVERIDAAAAIAKESAAKKAAQEKAAAEQAERARAAKQRAARSEQRRALAEQAAAKKAAQKRAAAKKAAAKKRAAERAAAERAAEERAAAKKLALKKIALKKAAAKKAALAAQKARQWVLPLTSYELTGRFGQSGSNWASFHHGLDFAADTGTPIHAVGRGEIISAGWQNAYGNAIEIRHPDGTVTLYGHMSRFAKTGGSVRAGDVIGYVGATGNVTGPHCHLEVRPHGGGLDEAVDPFVWLKNKGLNP; this is translated from the coding sequence TTGGATTCTTTCCTGAGACGCCTACGCGCCCTGTGGGGCGTCCGCTGGCGCAACATTCCCTTGACAGCAGCGGCCGGAATTGTCGCTGTCGCCCTGGTCGCCGGCGGACTCGCCCTGGCGTTCGGCGCGGGTTCGCGGCCGGTGAACACCGCACTGAGCGCGTCCACCGGTGAGAACAAGCCCGCCGCCGGCGCGGTCGAACGCATCGACGCAGCGGCCGCGATCGCGAAGGAGTCCGCGGCGAAGAAGGCCGCGCAGGAGAAGGCCGCCGCCGAGCAGGCCGAGCGGGCCCGCGCCGCCAAGCAGCGGGCCGCCCGGTCCGAGCAGCGGCGTGCGCTGGCCGAGCAGGCCGCCGCGAAGAAGGCCGCGCAGAAGCGGGCCGCGGCGAAGAAGGCCGCCGCGAAGAAGCGGGCGGCCGAGCGCGCCGCCGCCGAGCGGGCCGCGGAGGAGAGAGCCGCCGCGAAGAAGCTTGCCCTGAAGAAGATCGCCCTGAAGAAGGCCGCCGCGAAGAAGGCCGCGCTGGCGGCCCAGAAGGCGCGGCAGTGGGTGCTTCCGCTGACGTCCTACGAGCTCACCGGCCGATTCGGGCAGAGCGGCAGCAACTGGGCCTCCTTCCACCACGGACTCGACTTCGCCGCCGACACCGGTACGCCGATCCACGCGGTCGGCCGGGGCGAGATCATCAGCGCCGGTTGGCAGAACGCCTACGGGAACGCGATCGAGATCCGCCACCCGGACGGCACGGTGACGCTGTACGGCCACATGTCCCGGTTCGCGAAGACCGGCGGCAGCGTCAGGGCCGGCGACGTGATCGGTTACGTCGGCGCGACCGGGAACGTCACCGGCCCGCACTGCCACCTCGAGGTCCGTCCGCACGGCGGCGGTCTCGACGAAGCGGTGGACCCGTTCGTCTGGCTGAAGAACAAGGGCCTGAACCCCTGA
- a CDS encoding MarR family transcriptional regulator, producing the protein MSGQYESRSEAPIESRTAVGTVSPAGSAGPVGSVGVGPLARELRPLVYRLYDVVRRHTPDLGVTLTQGSVLSVLVHDGPQTMSALAAREGVRQPSMTNVVSRLERAGYVRRRPAQHDRRMVVVTATAKARTDLARAVVAREEFLRERLTRLGPGEREAVQAALPALARLVAADPLTADPLTTDPLTADPLTTDPVATGDPEPVSTDQ; encoded by the coding sequence ATGTCTGGTCAGTACGAATCTCGCTCCGAAGCGCCCATCGAGTCCCGCACCGCCGTCGGCACGGTCAGCCCTGCCGGTTCGGCCGGGCCTGTCGGTTCCGTCGGCGTGGGGCCGCTCGCCCGGGAGCTTCGCCCCCTGGTGTACCGGCTGTACGACGTCGTTCGCCGGCACACACCCGATCTGGGCGTCACCCTCACCCAGGGCTCTGTCCTGAGCGTCCTGGTACACGACGGTCCCCAGACGATGAGCGCCCTCGCCGCCCGCGAAGGTGTCCGCCAGCCGTCGATGACCAACGTCGTGAGCCGGCTCGAACGCGCGGGCTACGTGCGCCGCCGACCGGCCCAACACGACCGGCGGATGGTGGTCGTGACCGCGACCGCCAAGGCCCGCACCGACCTGGCCCGGGCCGTCGTGGCGCGGGAGGAGTTTCTCCGCGAGCGGCTGACCCGGCTCGGCCCCGGTGAGCGCGAGGCCGTCCAGGCCGCGCTGCCCGCACTGGCCCGGCTGGTCGCCGCCGATCCGCTCACCGCCGATCCGCTCACCACCGATCCGCTCACCGCCGATCCGCTCACCACCGATCCGGTCGCCACGGGCGATCCCGAGCCGGTGAGCACCGACCAGTGA
- a CDS encoding MFS transporter produces MSHDVKLLDAVRGQPRSVWVVAFAAVIAFMGIGLVDPILLSIAKGLNATPSQVTLLFASYLVVQVLAMLFTGVLAAKYGGKRTMLAGLALIVVFAGLCALAGSISQLVALRAFWGLGNALFIATALSTIVAAAAGGQTAAILLYEAALGLGISAGPLVGALLGSISWRGPFVGTSFLMLVALVLTATMLVRDRPSTQRVSVSAPFRALRDRRLLLVALSALLYTYAFFTVLAWTPFVLGYGAFAVGGIFFGWGLMVAVCGVVVGPRLAARIGERNATMLALAMYALLMLAFVWGSVPVVVVATIASGIASGCLNTFLTGMAMSVSDAPRPIASAGYNFLRWMGGAAAAILVGHIAEWGGSQRAPFVVAAVLCAGAVGMMYAGREPNPHEVPAEAVVVGEQV; encoded by the coding sequence GTGTCCCACGATGTGAAGTTGCTCGACGCCGTTCGCGGCCAGCCGCGTTCGGTGTGGGTGGTCGCGTTCGCGGCGGTCATCGCGTTCATGGGAATTGGGCTCGTCGACCCGATCCTGCTCTCCATCGCGAAGGGCCTGAACGCGACTCCGAGCCAGGTCACGTTGCTGTTCGCGTCGTACCTCGTGGTGCAGGTTCTCGCGATGCTCTTCACCGGCGTCCTCGCGGCGAAGTACGGCGGCAAGCGCACCATGCTGGCCGGGCTGGCGCTGATCGTGGTGTTCGCCGGCCTGTGCGCGCTGGCCGGATCGATCAGCCAGCTCGTCGCCCTGCGGGCGTTCTGGGGACTCGGGAACGCGTTGTTCATCGCGACCGCGCTGTCCACGATCGTGGCCGCGGCGGCGGGCGGGCAGACCGCCGCGATCCTGCTCTACGAGGCGGCGCTCGGCCTCGGCATCTCCGCCGGGCCGCTGGTGGGCGCGCTGTTGGGCAGCATTTCCTGGCGCGGCCCGTTCGTCGGTACGTCCTTCCTGATGCTGGTCGCCCTGGTGCTGACCGCGACCATGCTGGTCCGGGACCGGCCGAGCACGCAGCGGGTCTCGGTGAGCGCGCCGTTCAGGGCGCTTCGCGACCGCCGGCTGCTGCTGGTGGCACTGTCCGCGCTGCTCTACACGTACGCCTTCTTCACCGTGCTGGCCTGGACGCCGTTCGTCCTCGGGTACGGCGCGTTCGCGGTCGGCGGGATCTTCTTCGGCTGGGGTCTGATGGTCGCGGTCTGCGGCGTCGTCGTCGGCCCGCGGCTGGCCGCGAGGATCGGCGAGCGCAACGCGACCATGCTGGCTCTCGCGATGTACGCCCTGCTCATGCTGGCGTTCGTCTGGGGTTCGGTGCCGGTCGTCGTGGTGGCGACCATCGCCTCAGGTATCGCCTCGGGCTGCCTGAACACCTTCCTCACCGGCATGGCGATGTCGGTCTCGGACGCACCCCGCCCGATCGCCAGCGCCGGCTACAACTTCCTGCGCTGGATGGGTGGTGCGGCCGCGGCGATCCTGGTCGGCCACATCGCCGAGTGGGGCGGCTCCCAGCGGGCGCCGTTCGTCGTGGCGGCCGTGCTGTGTGCCGGCGCGGTGGGCATGATGTACGCCGGCCGCGAGCCGAACCCGCACGAGGTGCCGGCCGAGGCCGTGGTGGTCGGCGAGCAGGTCTAG
- a CDS encoding class I SAM-dependent methyltransferase, with protein sequence MPDLPLTGERTMPGIWHETYWFARHVVGYDWAAGLLAEHAAQAGHASPGGRKPRVLDAGCGEGYGARSLYDSLGSVCPGATVVGVDYDAAAAAHAAATYPDVRLVRGNLVQLPFADRSFGAVVSLQTIEHLWNQPAFVAECARVTEPGGMLAWSTPNHLTFPPGNICHAKELTAPELRALVERPAADLDLELVTMTGLRHGPRIEHWERRHGDLVKAQLADEPAAWSGELATFVASLTAADFVLSPDDLDTSLDLLVHVRVNG encoded by the coding sequence GTGCCGGACCTGCCCCTCACCGGTGAGCGCACCATGCCCGGCATCTGGCACGAGACCTACTGGTTCGCCCGGCACGTGGTCGGCTACGACTGGGCGGCCGGCCTGCTGGCCGAACACGCCGCACAGGCCGGACACGCTTCACCCGGTGGGCGGAAGCCGCGGGTGCTGGACGCCGGCTGCGGTGAGGGCTACGGCGCGCGGAGTCTGTACGACTCGCTGGGCTCGGTCTGCCCGGGAGCGACCGTGGTGGGCGTCGACTACGACGCTGCGGCCGCCGCGCACGCCGCCGCGACCTACCCCGACGTACGGCTGGTGCGCGGCAACCTCGTCCAGCTGCCGTTCGCCGACCGGTCCTTCGGCGCGGTGGTCAGCCTGCAGACGATCGAGCATCTGTGGAACCAGCCCGCGTTCGTCGCCGAGTGCGCCCGGGTCACCGAGCCCGGCGGCATGCTGGCCTGGTCCACGCCGAACCACCTGACCTTCCCGCCCGGCAACATCTGCCACGCCAAGGAGCTCACCGCGCCCGAGCTCCGCGCCCTGGTCGAGCGGCCAGCCGCGGACCTCGATCTCGAGCTCGTCACGATGACCGGGCTGCGGCACGGCCCGCGCATCGAGCACTGGGAACGCCGGCACGGCGACCTGGTGAAGGCCCAGCTGGCCGACGAGCCGGCCGCCTGGTCAGGGGAGCTGGCGACGTTCGTCGCGTCCCTGACGGCGGCCGACTTCGTGCTGTCCCCGGACGACCTGGACACCAGCCTCGACCTGCTCGTGCACGTACGGGTGAACGGCTAG
- a CDS encoding sugar phosphate isomerase/epimerase family protein, translating into MADQNTDGFYTNLSCGALGIKPGFEAAVDLAIEFGFGAVEPDVGYLTSSPAEQVEGLRSRLAEHGVKWGNAGLPVDLNANAAAFASQLDALNDQAVRLASYGIDRVGTWIRPMSNTLTYRRNFRRHAERIALVDEILAGAGVRFGLEYVGPKSFWSTELYPFVHTLAEARELIDAVGSPNVGLILDTFHWYTSGESAADIAELSAQEVVAVDLNDAPTGLERDQQQDGQRMLPGATGVIDVAGFVGALRKIGYVGPVKVEPFNAELRAMAPRDAVAKTAESLTAVL; encoded by the coding sequence ATGGCAGACCAGAACACCGACGGTTTCTACACCAACCTCAGCTGCGGCGCGCTCGGGATCAAGCCGGGCTTCGAGGCCGCCGTCGACCTCGCGATCGAGTTCGGCTTCGGGGCGGTCGAGCCGGACGTCGGCTACCTCACCTCCTCACCCGCCGAGCAGGTCGAGGGGCTGCGATCGCGGCTCGCCGAGCACGGCGTGAAGTGGGGGAACGCCGGCCTGCCGGTCGACCTGAACGCGAACGCGGCGGCGTTCGCCTCCCAGCTGGACGCGCTGAACGACCAGGCCGTCCGGCTGGCGTCGTACGGCATCGACCGGGTGGGCACCTGGATCCGGCCGATGAGCAACACGCTGACCTACCGGCGCAACTTCCGCCGGCACGCCGAGCGGATCGCGCTCGTGGACGAGATCCTGGCCGGTGCCGGGGTGCGGTTCGGGCTGGAGTACGTCGGACCCAAGTCGTTCTGGAGCACCGAGCTGTACCCCTTCGTGCACACCCTCGCCGAGGCGCGCGAGCTCATCGACGCCGTGGGCAGCCCCAACGTCGGCCTCATCCTGGACACCTTCCACTGGTACACCTCCGGTGAGTCCGCGGCCGACATCGCCGAACTGTCCGCGCAGGAGGTGGTGGCCGTCGACCTCAACGACGCGCCCACCGGTCTGGAGCGTGACCAGCAGCAGGACGGTCAGCGCATGTTGCCCGGCGCGACCGGGGTGATCGACGTGGCCGGTTTCGTGGGTGCCCTGCGCAAGATCGGGTACGTCGGGCCGGTCAAGGTCGAGCCGTTCAACGCGGAGCTGCGGGCCATGGCTCCGCGTGACGCGGTGGCCAAGACCGCCGAGTCGCTGACCGCCGTTCTGTAG